The nucleotide sequence AACTCGCGCGGATAGACCGATCCTGAATGCGGGGAGTTGAAGATGATCGGCGCGCGCCAGACCGGCGGCTCGATAATTTCGAATGGAGGCGACAACTCGTCCTCGAACTGGGTCATTGCCACCTCTCTACTTCGCCATTCGCACCCGCGGCGTTATTTTTGCCGCTGCTGAAATGCCTGACCAGACAACACATTTTCGCCGGAAAAGCGGGTGTTTTGTGCAACATCATTGTCCGCAAACCTAACCGATCTGCCAATAGGAACTTCGCCTTCACCCGAAATTTACTACCGTGCGGGCAAATAGAGGGCAGGGGACTTTCTCCATTCACGGGATTTGACGACCAGCGCCATGCAGCACAAAATTCTCCTTGCCGAAGACGACAACGACATGCGCCGCTTTCTGGTCAAGGCACTGGAGAATGCAGGGTTTCAGGTCTCGTCCTACGATAACGGGCTGTCAGCCTATCAGAGGCTGCGCGAAGAGCCTTTTGAAATGCTTCTAACCGACATCGTGATGCCGGAGATGGACGGGATCGAACTGGCGCGCCGCGCCTCCGAGCTGGATCCCGACAT is from Afipia massiliensis and encodes:
- the cpdR gene encoding cell cycle two-component system response regulator CpdR: MQHKILLAEDDNDMRRFLVKALENAGFQVSSYDNGLSAYQRLREEPFEMLLTDIVMPEMDGIELARRASELDPDIKIMFITGFAAVALNSDSEAPKNAKVLSKPVHLRELVSEVNKMLAA